A single Cryomorphaceae bacterium DNA region contains:
- a CDS encoding gliding motility-associated C-terminal domain-containing protein, with protein MRHLTIGWFNTPLAYHENTFYSFSYFIDNFVLYPCNAPVYVADAGEDVTVCKGDSVELTSPYRNDEYMYWWVNSFGDTISTERTFWVGDTPSTYYLAQMDFKFDVTWDTVSVFNKSCLELELPNVFTPNGDGENELWKPTGKDIEQMDIQIFSRWGKPVWSYNGSFEDLAGWDGHEVAEGTYYVVAKGIGSDGKTVEEKGSITLLR; from the coding sequence ATGCGGCACTTAACGATTGGATGGTTCAACACACCTTTAGCATATCACGAAAATACTTTTTACAGCTTTAGTTATTTTATTGACAACTTCGTCCTGTACCCTTGCAATGCCCCGGTATACGTCGCCGATGCCGGTGAAGATGTAACCGTATGTAAAGGGGATTCCGTGGAGTTGACTTCTCCATACCGCAACGATGAATATATGTACTGGTGGGTGAACAGCTTCGGAGATACGATAAGCACCGAAAGAACCTTTTGGGTTGGGGATACCCCAAGCACCTACTACCTCGCTCAAATGGACTTTAAGTTTGATGTGACTTGGGATACGGTAAGCGTATTCAATAAATCGTGCTTAGAATTGGAGTTGCCCAACGTGTTTACGCCAAACGGCGATGGAGAAAACGAACTATGGAAACCGACAGGAAAGGACATTGAGCAAATGGACATCCAAATTTTCTCCAGATGGGGAAAACCAGTTTGGAGCTACAACGGAAGTTTTGAAGATCTTGCTGGCTGGGACGGTCATGAAGTCGCAGAAGGAACCTACTATGTGGTGGCCAAAGGCATTGGCAGTGACGGGAAAACCGTTGAAGAAAAAGGATCGATTACTCTGTTGAGGTAG
- a CDS encoding DUF3108 domain-containing protein has translation MKRLALLLLLLPLGSQLQTTPPPAEEVARVVGVDEEGMRMLQNDAFEVGEYLKYRIHYGLVNAGIAELRVLEETRVHGRPTYHIVGTGGSVGMFNLFYKVDDRYETYLDRSALVPWKFIRDVYEGGYEINREIDFDHYVDSAYSSNGKSYATPENVQDLLSAFYYSRTFDVDGIQVGDELEITTFLDHEVFPLRLRYMGDDLVKTKFGKVECMKFQPIVLVGRVFKEAEGMYLWATKDENHVPVRLQSELLFGSIKMDLIDYDGVRRPIDFQ, from the coding sequence ATGAAACGACTTGCCCTACTTCTTTTACTCTTGCCGTTGGGAAGCCAACTGCAAACAACCCCGCCTCCTGCCGAGGAGGTCGCGCGCGTGGTGGGGGTTGATGAAGAGGGGATGCGCATGCTCCAAAATGATGCGTTCGAAGTCGGAGAATACCTGAAATACAGAATTCATTACGGCCTAGTGAACGCGGGAATCGCGGAGTTGAGGGTGTTAGAAGAAACCCGCGTTCACGGGCGGCCGACCTATCACATCGTGGGGACTGGAGGATCCGTTGGGATGTTCAACCTGTTTTACAAGGTGGATGATCGATACGAGACCTACCTCGACCGTTCGGCACTGGTGCCTTGGAAGTTCATTCGAGATGTCTACGAAGGGGGATATGAGATCAATCGCGAGATCGACTTTGACCATTATGTCGATTCGGCCTACAGCAGTAACGGGAAGTCCTATGCGACCCCGGAGAATGTGCAGGACCTTCTGAGCGCCTTCTACTACAGTCGCACCTTCGATGTCGATGGCATTCAGGTGGGGGACGAACTCGAGATCACGACTTTTCTGGACCACGAAGTCTTTCCACTGCGCTTGCGGTATATGGGTGATGACCTGGTCAAAACCAAGTTCGGAAAGGTGGAATGCATGAAGTTTCAGCCCATCGTATTGGTGGGTCGGGTCTTTAAGGAAGCTGAAGGAATGTATCTCTGGGCCACGAAGGACGAGAACCACGTTCCCGTTCGTCTCCAAAGCGAATTGCTCTTCGGGTCCATTAAAATGGATTTGATCGACTATGATGGGGTCCGCAGACCCATTGATTTCCAATAA
- a CDS encoding undecaprenyl-diphosphate phosphatase: MNWFEALILGIIQGLTEFLPVSSSGHLELAKALFGEGSVPEESLLFTVLVHGATALATLLVFRKDVNEILKGLMTFQWNDEAKFVTFILVSMVPAAAVGLLLEDQIEALFGGQITLVGAMLIVTGGLLFLADRAKNTDKPVGAMNAFIIGVAQAIAILPGISRSGATISAAVLQGIDREKAARFSFLMVVPLILGKMLLDLKDLATGEMTISQGASLPMTIGFLAAFFSGVVACRWMIALVKRAQLRYFSFYCFAVGAIAIAVSLL, from the coding sequence ATGAATTGGTTCGAGGCATTAATCCTGGGTATTATCCAGGGTTTGACCGAATTTCTGCCCGTATCGAGCAGTGGTCACCTCGAACTCGCTAAAGCCCTTTTCGGGGAAGGTTCCGTCCCCGAAGAAAGCCTCCTTTTTACCGTTTTGGTACACGGCGCCACGGCGCTGGCTACCCTACTCGTTTTCCGAAAAGACGTCAACGAAATTCTGAAGGGTCTGATGACCTTTCAATGGAATGACGAGGCAAAATTTGTCACCTTCATTTTGGTCTCCATGGTTCCTGCGGCCGCCGTCGGACTGCTTCTTGAAGATCAAATCGAAGCGCTTTTCGGCGGACAAATCACACTCGTTGGAGCCATGCTCATCGTTACAGGAGGTCTGCTCTTCTTGGCCGATCGTGCCAAGAACACGGACAAACCCGTAGGCGCCATGAACGCCTTCATTATTGGTGTGGCACAGGCCATCGCTATTCTTCCTGGAATCTCTCGATCTGGAGCAACCATCTCCGCAGCGGTCCTTCAAGGGATTGACCGAGAAAAGGCGGCTCGTTTTTCCTTTTTAATGGTGGTGCCCCTTATCCTCGGCAAAATGCTGCTCGACCTCAAGGATCTGGCCACCGGAGAAATGACCATTAGCCAGGGCGCTAGCCTACCCATGACCATCGGCTTCCTCGCTGCATTCTTTAGCGGAGTCGTGGCCTGCCGCTGGATGATCGCCTTAGTCAAACGCGCCCAATTGCGCTACTTCTCTTTTTATTGCTTTGCCGTAGGCGCCATTGCCATCGCCGTTAGCTTACTCTAA
- a CDS encoding amidohydrolase family protein: MKFYTADWVFTGKGKPLPEAVVAVESSGRIAGVFPKGASRPDAHIAPTRLKGVLSPGFVNAHCHLELSHLKGRIPEGTGLPDFLNHVYTLREVPEKEKEEARRSAEQEMIDSGVVAVGDISNVADTFSQKAMSSIEYHTFIELFDWNPERAHQTYERGVALRAKYEGVFEGLHRTAHVSINPHAPYTVSDKLFQLMNHGEYCDGTPMTLHHQETPGENELFESASGPMADFLSQVRGRSDTFRPHRANSNQYVVPLLPRCQNMLLVHNTMTEQADLERSLQHSSRFFWVTCARANWYIERRLPNYALWREMGLRICVGTDSLSSNWDLNFWNELSFIDERVSDLPFEELLQWATLNGAEALELKHLGRLEEGARPGLIHLETDGSFSAASVQKVTPINTRPA, from the coding sequence ATGAAATTCTATACCGCCGATTGGGTCTTCACGGGAAAGGGCAAGCCTCTTCCAGAAGCTGTAGTGGCGGTAGAATCAAGCGGCCGAATTGCCGGAGTTTTTCCGAAGGGGGCCTCACGGCCCGATGCGCACATCGCCCCGACACGTCTCAAGGGTGTCCTTTCGCCGGGCTTTGTGAATGCGCATTGTCACTTGGAACTCAGTCACCTTAAAGGGCGAATCCCGGAGGGAACGGGGCTCCCAGATTTCCTGAACCACGTTTACACTTTACGGGAAGTTCCCGAAAAAGAAAAAGAAGAGGCGCGGAGGTCTGCAGAACAAGAAATGATCGACTCCGGTGTAGTCGCTGTAGGAGACATCAGCAATGTCGCGGACACCTTTAGTCAAAAAGCGATGAGCTCCATCGAGTACCACACCTTTATAGAGCTCTTTGACTGGAATCCGGAGCGGGCCCACCAGACCTACGAACGAGGCGTGGCCTTAAGGGCCAAGTATGAGGGAGTATTTGAAGGCCTGCACCGAACCGCGCACGTAAGCATTAATCCTCATGCGCCGTATACCGTGAGCGATAAGCTGTTTCAGCTCATGAATCACGGAGAGTACTGCGATGGCACCCCCATGACCCTTCACCATCAGGAGACCCCTGGAGAAAATGAACTCTTTGAATCGGCTTCCGGACCCATGGCGGATTTCTTGTCTCAGGTTCGGGGAAGGTCAGATACCTTCAGACCGCACCGAGCCAACAGTAATCAATATGTGGTGCCCCTTTTACCGCGATGCCAGAACATGCTCTTGGTCCACAACACCATGACCGAGCAAGCGGATTTGGAGCGCTCGCTTCAACATTCCAGCCGCTTTTTCTGGGTGACCTGTGCCCGAGCCAATTGGTACATTGAACGCCGCCTACCGAACTACGCCCTTTGGCGTGAGATGGGGCTGCGCATCTGCGTGGGTACGGATTCACTGAGCAGCAATTGGGATTTGAACTTCTGGAATGAATTGAGCTTCATCGACGAGCGCGTTTCCGATCTGCCTTTCGAAGAGCTTCTTCAATGGGCCACCTTGAACGGAGCTGAAGCTTTGGAACTAAAGCACCTTGGAAGGCTCGAAGAAGGAGCACGTCCGGGCTTGATTCACCTCGAAACCGACGGGAGCTTCAGTGCTGCATCGGTTCAAAAGGTTACCCCAATAAATACTCGGCCAGCTTAA
- the queA gene encoding tRNA preQ1(34) S-adenosylmethionine ribosyltransferase-isomerase QueA — protein sequence MKLSHFNFDLPEKLLAERPAENRDESRLMVVHRDSGKFEHKLFRDVIDYFDDRDVMILNNTKVFPARMYGNKEKTGARIEVFLLRELNQESRLWDVLVDPARKIRIGNKLYFGEDDSLVAEVIDNTTSRGRTLRFLFDGSYDEFRSKLYELGQTPLPKYINREPDELDADRYQTIYAKEEGAVAAPTAGLHFSKQLLKRLEIKGIRFPELTLHVGLGTFRPVEVEDLSKHKMDSEQISVPQDCVDIVNQGIDEKRRICAVGTTVMRAVESSVSTDGHLNTFAGWTNKFIFPPYDFTIANSMITNFHTPKSTLMMMTAAFAGFDLLKEAYAEAVKEEYRFYTYGDAMLIL from the coding sequence ATGAAGCTTTCGCACTTCAATTTTGACCTTCCTGAGAAACTGCTCGCAGAACGCCCTGCGGAAAATCGCGATGAGAGTCGACTCATGGTCGTCCACCGTGATTCTGGCAAATTCGAGCACAAATTGTTCCGGGACGTGATCGACTACTTTGACGATCGCGATGTCATGATCCTCAACAACACCAAGGTATTCCCTGCTCGCATGTACGGGAATAAGGAAAAAACCGGTGCACGTATTGAGGTCTTCTTGCTGCGTGAGTTGAACCAAGAAAGCCGCTTGTGGGACGTATTGGTTGATCCAGCACGTAAAATTCGCATCGGAAACAAGCTCTACTTTGGAGAAGATGATAGCTTGGTGGCAGAAGTCATCGACAACACCACTTCCCGAGGCCGCACGCTTCGCTTCTTGTTTGATGGCAGCTACGATGAGTTTCGCAGCAAGCTTTATGAGTTGGGTCAAACACCTCTTCCCAAATACATCAATCGCGAACCGGATGAATTGGATGCGGATCGCTACCAAACCATTTACGCGAAGGAAGAAGGTGCCGTTGCGGCGCCTACAGCCGGGCTTCACTTCAGCAAGCAATTGTTGAAGCGTCTAGAGATCAAAGGAATTCGATTCCCAGAATTGACCTTGCACGTAGGTTTAGGAACCTTCCGCCCGGTGGAAGTAGAAGACCTCAGCAAACACAAGATGGATTCTGAGCAAATCAGTGTCCCTCAGGATTGTGTGGATATCGTCAACCAAGGAATTGATGAAAAGCGTCGCATTTGCGCGGTTGGTACCACCGTTATGCGCGCCGTGGAGAGTTCTGTGAGCACCGACGGGCACCTGAACACTTTTGCGGGCTGGACCAACAAATTCATCTTCCCTCCATACGATTTCACCATTGCGAACAGCATGATCACGAACTTCCACACACCGAAGTCAACGCTGATGATGATGACCGCTGCCTTTGCCGGATTTGACCTGCTTAAAGAGGCGTATGCGGAAGCCGTAAAAGAAGAATACCGCTTCTACACGTACGGTGACGCTATGCTTATCCTCTAA
- a CDS encoding DUF3098 domain-containing protein: protein MEERNKDFIFEKRNYQLMIVGLVVMAIGYLLMVGGGSEDPEVFNPEIFSARRIVVSPTVIIIGFAIEIYAIMWRPKSKSTSE, encoded by the coding sequence ATGGAAGAAAGAAACAAGGACTTTATTTTCGAAAAGCGCAATTATCAATTGATGATTGTTGGATTGGTGGTTATGGCCATCGGATACCTACTCATGGTGGGCGGAGGATCGGAAGACCCAGAAGTTTTCAACCCTGAAATCTTCAGCGCGCGCCGCATCGTGGTTTCCCCTACGGTTATCATCATCGGATTTGCGATCGAGATCTACGCCATCATGTGGCGTCCGAAGTCTAAATCAACGTCTGAATGA
- a CDS encoding ABC transporter permease: protein MSNKMDKYTKRRLRSSYASVVVSISLVLFMIGMLGLLVLNAKRISDHVKENFVFTVMLKPDAKELEVRQFQKSLELKDYVLATEYVSAEEAADLLKEDLDEDFVQFLGFNPLSNSIDVYFKADYATSETLGVVADELGDHPLVQEVAYDKPLIQLMNENIRKISIGILSVSALLTLIAVALINSSIRLSIYSRRFLIKTMQLVGATKRFIRRPFLWRGVRMGVIGAVIALALLAGMLVGIERNIPDLVVVDDYQMLGTLAGGTLLLGVFISWICTFFAVRKYLRLKTDELYF, encoded by the coding sequence ATGTCGAACAAGATGGACAAATACACGAAACGGCGCCTGCGCTCCAGCTATGCGAGCGTAGTGGTGAGCATATCGCTGGTGTTGTTCATGATCGGCATGCTCGGCCTCTTGGTCTTGAATGCCAAGCGCATTTCCGATCACGTCAAAGAGAACTTTGTCTTCACCGTAATGCTGAAGCCCGATGCCAAGGAATTGGAAGTTCGGCAGTTTCAAAAATCGCTTGAACTCAAAGACTACGTTTTGGCCACAGAGTATGTCAGTGCGGAAGAAGCGGCGGATCTCTTGAAAGAGGACTTGGACGAAGATTTTGTGCAGTTCTTGGGATTCAATCCCCTCTCCAATTCTATTGACGTGTACTTCAAGGCGGATTATGCGACCTCAGAAACCCTGGGTGTTGTGGCCGATGAACTGGGCGATCATCCCCTGGTGCAGGAGGTAGCCTACGACAAGCCTTTGATTCAATTGATGAACGAAAACATTCGCAAGATCAGCATCGGAATTCTCTCAGTGAGTGCGCTGCTGACCTTGATTGCCGTGGCCTTGATCAACAGCAGTATTCGACTCAGTATTTATTCGCGCAGATTCCTCATTAAAACCATGCAACTGGTTGGGGCCACCAAGCGCTTTATTCGACGACCCTTCTTGTGGCGTGGAGTGCGCATGGGGGTCATCGGGGCCGTGATCGCCTTGGCATTGCTGGCCGGTATGCTGGTGGGTATTGAGCGAAACATACCAGACCTGGTCGTGGTGGACGACTATCAAATGCTCGGGACATTGGCCGGCGGGACCCTCCTGCTCGGCGTTTTCATCTCGTGGATTTGTACTTTCTTTGCAGTACGTAAGTACTTGCGCCTTAAAACGGACGAACTCTATTTCTGA
- a CDS encoding leucine--tRNA ligase, with amino-acid sequence MSYDHRATEAKWQQYWAEQKTYQAQNGSEQPKFYVLDMFPYPSGAGLHVGHPLGYIASDIYARYKRHKGFNVLHPMGYDSFGLPAEQYAIQTGQHPAITTEENIARYRGQLDRIGFSFDWDREVRTSDPAYYRWTQWIFKQLFNSWYDNSADRARPLNELIAHFEEHGTEGLDAAYGEMQEFTASAWRSMTAAEQQNVLSEYRLTFLSETWVNWCEALGTVLANDEIKDGVSERGGHPVTQKRMWQWSMRITAYAQRLLDGLDTVDFSEALKEQQRNWIGRSQGAQVFFDLDGHEEQIEVFTTRPDTIFGVSFMVLAPEHELVAQITTDEQRNEVEAYIEATSRKSERDRQADVKNITGVFTGAHVLHPFTGERVPVWIGDYVLAGYGTGAVMAVPCGDQRDYEFARHFGIDIPNIFEDQDISEAAYGEKEGRIAQSDFLNGLEIPAAIVKAVEEIEKAGRGKGKVNFRLRDAIFSRQRYWGEPFPIYYQDDLPFALKDEELPLTLPPVDEYLPTSDGEPPLARAAKEDWPQFHGDRMETNTMPGWAGSSWYFLRYMDPHNEGEFVSREVADYWGQVDLYVGGSEHATGHLLYSRFWTKFLYDFGYIGFDEPFKKLVNQGMILGTSALVYRINGTNTFVSKGLASEHETTALHVDVNMVENDVLNLDRFKAWRNEFADAEFILEDGQYLCGSEVEKMSKRWYNVVNPDDICDRYGADVLRMYEMFLGPIDQAKPWNTNGISGVSNFIKKLWRLYVGPEGQNLVVEDKADKKELKALHTAIKKINEDIVNLSYNTSISNFMICVNELNDLKCHKREVLESLAILVSPFAPHIAEELWARLGHAPSVTTQAYPVHDESVLVEDSHEYPVMFNGKMRFKQEFSLALPLAEVEAAIRADERTEKYAGGNPIKKVIVVPKKIINVVC; translated from the coding sequence ATGAGCTACGATCACCGCGCCACCGAAGCCAAGTGGCAGCAATATTGGGCAGAGCAAAAGACCTATCAAGCACAGAACGGTTCTGAGCAACCTAAATTTTACGTCTTGGACATGTTTCCCTATCCATCTGGAGCGGGACTTCATGTGGGTCACCCGCTGGGATACATTGCCAGCGACATTTATGCGCGCTACAAACGACACAAAGGATTCAACGTGTTGCACCCCATGGGCTACGATAGCTTTGGTTTGCCTGCAGAGCAGTACGCTATTCAAACCGGGCAGCACCCAGCCATCACCACCGAAGAGAACATTGCCCGTTACCGCGGTCAGCTCGACCGCATTGGCTTCAGCTTCGACTGGGATCGAGAAGTACGTACCAGTGATCCGGCATATTACCGCTGGACGCAATGGATCTTCAAGCAGTTATTCAACTCTTGGTATGACAACTCCGCCGACCGCGCTCGCCCGCTCAACGAACTGATCGCTCATTTTGAAGAGCACGGTACGGAAGGCTTGGATGCCGCCTACGGCGAGATGCAAGAGTTTACCGCTTCGGCCTGGCGTTCGATGACGGCTGCCGAGCAGCAAAACGTCCTTTCCGAATACCGCCTTACCTTCCTCAGCGAAACTTGGGTAAACTGGTGCGAAGCCCTAGGCACCGTTCTGGCCAACGACGAAATTAAAGATGGCGTAAGCGAACGTGGAGGCCATCCCGTAACGCAGAAGCGTATGTGGCAGTGGAGCATGCGCATCACGGCATATGCTCAACGTTTGTTGGACGGACTCGATACCGTTGACTTCAGTGAGGCCCTCAAGGAACAGCAACGGAATTGGATTGGCCGCTCTCAAGGAGCACAAGTCTTTTTCGATCTAGACGGACACGAGGAGCAAATAGAAGTCTTCACCACGCGCCCCGACACCATTTTCGGAGTTTCCTTCATGGTCCTTGCACCCGAGCACGAGCTCGTAGCGCAAATCACCACCGATGAGCAGCGAAACGAAGTGGAGGCCTACATCGAGGCCACATCGCGCAAGTCTGAGCGTGATCGACAAGCCGATGTCAAAAACATTACCGGCGTCTTTACCGGGGCCCACGTTCTTCATCCATTTACCGGCGAACGGGTCCCTGTCTGGATCGGCGACTACGTCCTCGCGGGTTACGGAACTGGAGCGGTCATGGCCGTTCCTTGCGGCGATCAGCGCGACTATGAATTTGCCCGCCACTTTGGAATCGACATCCCCAATATTTTTGAGGATCAAGATATTTCTGAGGCCGCCTACGGCGAGAAGGAAGGGCGCATTGCTCAATCAGACTTTTTGAACGGGCTCGAGATTCCGGCAGCCATTGTTAAAGCGGTTGAAGAAATTGAGAAGGCCGGTCGCGGAAAAGGAAAAGTGAATTTCCGATTGCGCGATGCTATTTTCTCACGCCAGCGTTATTGGGGAGAGCCTTTCCCAATCTACTATCAAGACGACTTGCCCTTTGCCCTCAAGGACGAAGAGTTGCCTTTGACCCTCCCTCCAGTGGATGAATACCTTCCCACTTCAGACGGAGAACCGCCACTCGCTCGAGCGGCCAAAGAGGATTGGCCACAGTTCCACGGAGACCGAATGGAAACCAACACCATGCCCGGGTGGGCTGGATCGAGCTGGTACTTTTTGCGCTACATGGATCCGCACAATGAAGGGGAATTCGTCAGTCGCGAAGTAGCGGATTACTGGGGACAGGTGGACCTATACGTCGGTGGAAGCGAGCACGCCACAGGACACTTATTGTACAGTCGTTTCTGGACTAAATTCTTGTACGACTTTGGATACATCGGATTTGACGAGCCGTTCAAAAAACTCGTCAATCAGGGAATGATTTTGGGGACTTCGGCCTTGGTCTACCGCATCAACGGAACCAACACCTTCGTTTCCAAAGGTCTTGCGTCCGAGCATGAGACAACAGCCCTGCATGTAGACGTCAACATGGTCGAAAATGACGTACTGAATCTCGATCGCTTTAAGGCTTGGCGCAACGAATTTGCCGATGCTGAATTCATCCTCGAAGACGGTCAATACCTCTGCGGAAGCGAGGTTGAGAAAATGTCCAAGCGCTGGTACAACGTGGTCAACCCCGACGACATCTGCGATCGTTACGGTGCGGATGTGCTTCGGATGTACGAGATGTTCTTAGGGCCTATTGATCAGGCCAAGCCCTGGAATACGAATGGTATTAGCGGAGTGAGCAACTTCATTAAAAAGTTGTGGCGCTTGTACGTCGGCCCGGAGGGCCAAAATCTGGTGGTGGAAGACAAGGCCGATAAGAAGGAACTGAAGGCCCTGCATACCGCAATCAAGAAGATCAATGAGGACATCGTGAATCTGAGCTACAACACCAGTATCTCCAATTTCATGATCTGCGTGAACGAATTGAATGACCTCAAGTGCCACAAGCGTGAAGTTCTGGAGTCTTTGGCCATTCTGGTATCGCCCTTTGCTCCGCACATTGCGGAGGAGTTGTGGGCGCGCTTGGGACATGCGCCGTCCGTAACGACCCAGGCTTATCCGGTCCACGACGAAAGTGTTCTGGTGGAAGACAGCCATGAGTATCCGGTGATGTTCAATGGGAAGATGCGTTTCAAGCAAGAATTTTCATTGGCCCTTCCTCTGGCTGAGGTTGAAGCGGCGATTCGGGCCGATGAGCGCACCGAGAAATACGCGGGAGGCAATCCGATTAAAAAAGTGATCGTTGTGCCGAAGAAGATCATCAACGTCGTCTGCTGA
- a CDS encoding 2-C-methyl-D-erythritol 4-phosphate cytidylyltransferase, with protein MKRYAVIVAGGSGTRMGSEIPKQFIPLRGRPLLMHTLETFYDYDPSMEIILVLPKDQFDYWNQLCREYGWDLPFTLTAGGETRFHSVKNGLDQIEEDGVVGIHDGVRPFVSRETLDRCYSTAAKSNSAIPVVPVTDSLRKIDEGGNKAVRRSDFRSVQTPQCFWYNVLAPCYDVGYREDFTDDASVFEAAGFKVNLVDGNPENIKITTPKDLKLAEYLLG; from the coding sequence ATGAAGAGATACGCCGTTATTGTCGCCGGAGGATCGGGAACCCGAATGGGCTCGGAGATCCCAAAGCAATTCATTCCCCTCCGAGGGCGTCCACTATTGATGCACACCTTGGAGACCTTCTACGACTACGACCCTTCCATGGAAATCATCTTGGTTCTGCCAAAGGATCAGTTTGACTACTGGAACCAGCTCTGCCGAGAATACGGTTGGGATTTACCCTTCACTTTGACCGCTGGGGGCGAAACGCGCTTTCATTCGGTAAAGAATGGTCTTGACCAAATTGAGGAAGATGGGGTTGTGGGCATTCACGATGGCGTCCGTCCTTTCGTAAGCCGAGAAACCTTGGATCGCTGTTATTCAACCGCCGCAAAGAGCAATTCAGCAATTCCTGTAGTTCCCGTTACGGACTCCTTGCGAAAGATTGATGAAGGGGGAAATAAAGCGGTTCGCCGTTCGGACTTCCGTTCGGTACAGACACCCCAGTGCTTTTGGTACAACGTGCTGGCGCCCTGCTACGATGTAGGTTATCGCGAAGACTTTACGGACGATGCCAGTGTTTTTGAAGCTGCGGGCTTTAAGGTCAACCTAGTCGACGGAAATCCGGAAAACATCAAGATTACGACGCCGAAGGATCTTAAGCTGGCCGAGTATTTATTGGGGTAA
- the truB gene encoding tRNA pseudouridine(55) synthase TruB, translating to MSADQDLNEYQLGRVLLIDKPLEWTSFQVVNKIRWVIRKHYGLRKIKVGHAGTLDPLATGLLILCTGRKTKEIEQFQAEEKEYTGTFLLGATTPSYDLETEVDREFPTEHITPEKVELVRQQFLGEILQRPPVFSAVHIDGKRAYDLARKGLRPDVPPRQISIHSLDLNLEAFPEVSFVVRCSKGTYIRSLAHDIGQALNSGAHLTSLRRTGSGDFRVEDAMTIGGFIEQLEA from the coding sequence ATGTCCGCAGATCAAGACCTCAATGAATATCAGCTAGGCCGCGTCCTACTGATCGATAAGCCCTTGGAATGGACCTCTTTTCAAGTGGTCAATAAAATCCGCTGGGTCATTCGCAAGCACTACGGACTTCGAAAAATCAAGGTTGGTCATGCAGGTACTCTAGACCCATTAGCAACGGGGCTCCTCATCCTGTGCACGGGCCGGAAAACGAAAGAAATTGAGCAGTTCCAAGCCGAAGAAAAAGAGTACACCGGCACCTTCCTTCTCGGCGCAACCACTCCGAGCTACGACCTAGAAACCGAGGTCGACCGTGAATTTCCCACGGAGCACATCACTCCAGAAAAAGTAGAGTTGGTCCGCCAACAATTTCTAGGGGAAATCTTGCAGCGGCCGCCCGTATTCTCTGCGGTTCACATTGACGGCAAGCGCGCTTACGATTTAGCGCGCAAGGGCCTACGGCCCGATGTTCCCCCGAGGCAAATCTCCATCCACAGCCTAGATCTGAACCTGGAAGCCTTCCCTGAAGTCTCTTTCGTGGTTCGATGCAGCAAAGGAACCTATATCCGAAGTTTAGCGCACGACATAGGTCAGGCCCTCAACTCCGGAGCACACCTCACCTCACTGCGACGCACGGGAAGCGGTGATTTTCGCGTCGAAGACGCCATGACTATAGGCGGATTTATTGAACAGCTAGAAGCTTAG